In Hemicordylus capensis ecotype Gifberg chromosome 3, rHemCap1.1.pri, whole genome shotgun sequence, one DNA window encodes the following:
- the LOC128351299 gene encoding bromodomain-containing protein DDB_G0280777-like isoform X1: MPLSSIASFTEALTERKKERKKERKKERKKERKKERKVPPKMMSITDEELSTLEISEDNEGPVHPIRLGDPLFHSQMLWTHISSQRRRFSQLRQLKTQYLVKYILKNKK; encoded by the exons CACTcaccgaaagaaagaaagaaagaaagaaagaaagaaagaaagaaagaaagaaagaaagaaagaaagaaagaaaggttccACCAAAGATGATGAGCATTACGGATGAAGAATTGAGCACCCTCGAGATCTCTGAAGATAATG AAGGGCCTGTTCACCCCATCAGGCTGGGAGACCCACTTTTTCACTCTCAAATGCTTTGGACCCATATCTCATCCCAAAGGAGGAGGTTCTCACAACTCAGGCAGTTAAAAACACAGTATCtggtaaaatacattttaaaaaataaaaaataa